From Polynucleobacter sp. MWH-Braz-FAM2G, a single genomic window includes:
- the bamB gene encoding outer membrane protein assembly factor BamB, whose protein sequence is MRKQMKRLGVALALGSIVIVLTACGGGSRVKKPAELAPVTNQFDLQPVWSTSVGSSESFNFHPIVAGDAVYAASHSGNLVKIDLATGNKVWSVSVPERLAIGPGSDGRTTVAVSTKGMVYAYDDTGKKIWNVSVGSEVLSEPVVAAGVVIVRALDNRFIGLDAATGARKWTYQRQQSALSLRVGYGMLPINNEVIVTGFTGGRFGMIAIANGGLIWETPVSFPKGFSEIERLNDVTARPSIEGEIICAVSYQGRIGCGQARTGNLLWFKDYSSYTGTAQSSDMVFSANEKSYVTAFATKDGTQVWENTQLTYRDVGEPLAVGRVLLLGDAQGYIHAFSQANGDLVARIRHDSSPISAAPIAVGGLILVQSQGGKLAAYSPK, encoded by the coding sequence ATGAGAAAACAGATGAAGCGTTTAGGCGTTGCTTTGGCATTGGGTTCCATCGTCATTGTTTTAACCGCATGCGGTGGGGGTTCAAGGGTTAAAAAGCCAGCTGAATTGGCGCCAGTGACTAATCAGTTTGATTTGCAGCCTGTTTGGTCCACTAGTGTGGGCTCATCGGAGTCTTTTAATTTTCATCCCATCGTTGCTGGCGACGCAGTCTATGCTGCTTCGCATAGCGGCAATCTTGTAAAAATTGATTTAGCAACTGGCAATAAAGTCTGGTCTGTTTCGGTTCCTGAGCGTTTAGCAATTGGACCAGGATCTGATGGCAGAACCACTGTTGCTGTGAGTACCAAAGGTATGGTGTATGCCTATGACGATACTGGCAAGAAAATTTGGAATGTCAGTGTGGGTAGTGAAGTATTGAGTGAACCAGTAGTTGCTGCTGGTGTGGTAATTGTGCGCGCCCTCGACAATCGCTTTATTGGTCTTGATGCCGCTACTGGCGCACGTAAGTGGACTTATCAGCGTCAGCAGTCTGCTTTGTCGTTGCGCGTGGGTTACGGCATGTTGCCAATTAATAATGAAGTAATCGTTACTGGATTTACTGGCGGACGTTTTGGCATGATCGCGATTGCTAACGGTGGTTTAATTTGGGAAACCCCAGTATCTTTTCCAAAGGGTTTCTCAGAGATTGAACGTTTGAATGATGTCACTGCCAGACCAAGTATCGAAGGTGAAATTATCTGCGCAGTTTCTTATCAAGGGCGCATTGGTTGCGGTCAAGCACGTACCGGCAACCTATTGTGGTTTAAGGATTACTCAAGCTACACCGGCACAGCACAAAGCTCTGATATGGTTTTCTCCGCGAACGAAAAATCTTATGTGACCGCCTTTGCTACTAAAGACGGAACGCAGGTTTGGGAAAATACTCAGCTGACTTATCGCGATGTCGGGGAGCCTCTCGCAGTAGGTCGAGTATTGTTGCTCGGTGATGCTCAAGGTTATATTCATGCATTCTCACAGGCGAACGGCGATTTGGTTGCACGTATTCGTCATGACAGTAGTCCAATCTCGGCTGCTCCCATTGCGGTAGGCGGCCTCATCTTGGTTCAGTCCCAAGGTGGAAAACTAGCGGCGTACAGTCCAAAATGA
- the rlmN gene encoding 23S rRNA (adenine(2503)-C(2))-methyltransferase RlmN, which produces MAAYVAGLNEKPFRAKQLMQWIHQRGVSNINDMSDLAKSFRATLLDKAEVLSLPIIKDEHAADGTRKWLLDVGAGNAVESVFIPEDDRGTLCISSQAGCAVNCRFCSTGHQGFSRNLTSGEIIGQLWFAEHLLRNDPEAVRRIEKYPTPGWEHTGRVISNVVMMGMGEPLLNYDNVVSALRLMLDDRAYGLSRRRVTVSTSGVVPMIDRLAQDCPVALAVSLHAPNDALRDQLVPLNQKYPLRELLDACERYLPFAPRDFLTFEYCMLDGVNDSDIQAKELVRLLKNIKCKINLIPFNPFPESGLKRSSAQRVNTFAGILLDAGMVATVRKTRGDDIAAACGQLAGDVVDRTRVRERAVHSAEIEITEVESDTHSNEQPIEWLKKLN; this is translated from the coding sequence ATGGCGGCGTATGTCGCGGGGTTGAATGAAAAGCCCTTTAGGGCAAAGCAACTCATGCAGTGGATACATCAACGCGGTGTATCAAACATTAATGACATGAGTGATTTAGCAAAAAGCTTTAGAGCTACCTTGCTAGACAAAGCAGAAGTACTTTCTCTTCCTATTATTAAAGATGAGCACGCCGCAGACGGAACCCGTAAGTGGTTGCTGGATGTAGGCGCTGGTAATGCGGTTGAATCCGTATTTATTCCTGAGGATGATCGAGGCACCTTGTGCATCTCCTCTCAGGCAGGTTGCGCAGTCAATTGCCGTTTTTGCTCCACCGGGCATCAAGGGTTCTCGCGCAATCTCACTTCTGGTGAAATCATCGGACAACTCTGGTTTGCTGAACATCTTTTACGCAACGATCCTGAAGCAGTTCGCAGAATCGAAAAATACCCAACGCCTGGTTGGGAACATACTGGTCGCGTCATTTCTAATGTAGTGATGATGGGGATGGGCGAGCCACTGCTCAACTATGACAATGTGGTTTCGGCATTACGCTTGATGTTAGACGATAGGGCATACGGTTTATCGCGTCGTCGCGTCACAGTTTCGACATCGGGTGTTGTGCCCATGATTGATCGTTTAGCTCAAGACTGCCCAGTTGCACTAGCAGTTTCATTGCATGCTCCTAATGACGCATTACGTGATCAATTAGTACCCCTCAATCAAAAGTATCCCCTCCGTGAATTGCTGGACGCTTGTGAGCGTTACTTGCCATTTGCCCCAAGAGATTTTTTAACTTTTGAATATTGCATGCTTGATGGCGTCAATGATTCTGATATTCAAGCTAAAGAATTGGTGCGCTTATTGAAAAACATCAAGTGCAAAATTAATCTAATTCCGTTTAATCCCTTCCCAGAGTCTGGTCTGAAAAGATCCTCTGCTCAGCGCGTGAATACTTTCGCTGGCATTTTGTTAGATGCAGGAATGGTAGCAACTGTACGTAAGACCCGTGGCGATGATATTGCGGCTGCTTGTGGTCAGTTGGCAGGAGATGTAGTAGATCGCACCCGAGTTCGTGAGCGCGCTGTCCACAGCGCTGAGATTGAAATCACTGAAGTGGAATCAGATACGCATTCCAATGAGCAGCCAATCGAATGGCTCAAAAAATTAAATTAA
- the rlmD gene encoding 23S rRNA (uracil(1939)-C(5))-methyltransferase RlmD encodes MRRGDKPVNIEVAEPIKVEALDLDAQGIARLTSNAEELEQGQSGKVIFIKGALPTETVTYTITSDKARFSKAKVREILKPAVFRADPKCKAFGVCGGCTMQHLDIRAQVAMKQRVLEDDLQHIAKVKPEEILRPMGGPTWEYRHRARLSAVNRSIKKGTVLIGFHEGKSGYVADMLACEILPKHVSDLLPEMRSLVMGLSIIDRMPQIEIAVGEPEDAQSEDPRKSKPVTALVFRNLQPLSKEDERLMRDFADRHHVWIWLQPKGIETVAPFYPETGKLCYRLPEFEIEMPFKPADFTQVNHMMNRALVSRAIRLLEVKPTDRVLDLFCGIGNFTLPLARKAKQVLGIEGLESLTTRAKANAIHNGLVDKASFMQSDLFEVTTETIASWGKAERWLMDPPREGAMEICKSLAQLHLQQSNVLPERIVYVSCNPKTLARDVEILCHQAGYILSSAGIINMFPHTSHVESIAVFNRLPNP; translated from the coding sequence ATGCGTAGAGGGGATAAGCCAGTCAATATTGAGGTGGCTGAGCCAATCAAAGTTGAAGCTTTAGATTTGGACGCCCAAGGAATTGCTCGCTTAACTTCAAATGCAGAAGAGTTAGAGCAAGGCCAAAGCGGTAAAGTCATTTTCATCAAAGGTGCGCTTCCAACTGAGACGGTGACCTATACCATTACTAGTGATAAAGCTCGCTTTAGTAAAGCCAAGGTACGCGAGATATTGAAGCCCGCAGTCTTTAGGGCGGATCCAAAATGCAAAGCCTTTGGTGTCTGCGGTGGTTGCACGATGCAGCACCTAGATATACGTGCGCAAGTGGCTATGAAGCAGCGCGTACTGGAAGACGACTTGCAGCATATTGCTAAAGTAAAGCCAGAAGAAATTCTGCGACCGATGGGCGGCCCAACCTGGGAATATCGACATCGTGCGCGTTTAAGCGCAGTAAATCGCTCTATTAAAAAAGGTACTGTATTAATTGGTTTTCATGAGGGTAAAAGTGGTTATGTAGCTGACATGCTCGCCTGCGAGATTTTGCCCAAGCATGTATCTGATTTGTTACCAGAGATGCGCTCATTGGTGATGGGTTTATCGATCATCGATCGCATGCCGCAAATTGAAATCGCTGTCGGTGAGCCAGAGGATGCGCAATCCGAAGATCCTCGAAAATCAAAACCCGTTACGGCTTTGGTATTTCGCAATCTTCAACCCTTAAGCAAAGAAGATGAGAGGCTCATGCGTGATTTTGCGGATCGTCATCATGTTTGGATTTGGCTCCAGCCTAAAGGTATAGAGACAGTAGCGCCTTTTTATCCTGAGACAGGCAAGCTTTGTTATCGCTTGCCTGAGTTTGAGATTGAGATGCCCTTTAAACCAGCTGATTTCACGCAGGTAAATCACATGATGAATCGCGCGTTAGTGAGTAGGGCGATTCGCTTGCTAGAAGTTAAGCCGACTGATCGTGTGCTTGATCTATTTTGTGGCATCGGTAATTTCACATTACCGCTTGCACGAAAAGCAAAACAAGTTTTAGGTATTGAAGGTTTGGAGAGTCTGACAACTAGAGCAAAAGCAAATGCTATTCACAATGGTTTGGTTGATAAAGCAAGCTTTATGCAAAGTGATTTGTTTGAAGTAACAACAGAGACGATTGCATCCTGGGGAAAAGCAGAGCGTTGGTTAATGGATCCGCCGCGTGAAGGCGCTATGGAGATTTGTAAATCACTTGCGCAATTGCATTTACAGCAAAGCAATGTACTTCCAGAACGCATCGTTTATGTCTCTTGTAATCCCAAAACTTTAGCTCGCGATGTCGAAATCTTGTGTCATCAGGCAGGCTACATATTGAGTAGCGCAGGAATTATCAATATGTTTCCGCATACCTCCCATGTTGAGTCGATTGCGGTCTTTAATCGCCTCCCAAATCCCTGA
- a CDS encoding 3'-5' exonuclease: protein MATVLVFDIETIPDVAGLRRLEDFPNSMSDAEVATKAMAERAEKTGSEFLPLFLQKIVAISCVIRRTTKEGLPQIKVGTLGSPQDDEKVLIQTFFDLIEKYTPQLVSWNGSGFDLPVLHYRALANHVQAPRYWEMGESQDSDSREFKWNNYISRYHMRHLDMMDLLAKFNGRANAPLDGLAKLCGFPGKMGMDGSQVWPAYQDGKINDIRRYCETDVVNTYLMYCRFQLLRGGFSYEEYQEEIEFVKAYLEKEAKEPNGAQWQEYLQGFAPDA, encoded by the coding sequence ATGGCCACTGTTCTCGTATTTGATATTGAAACAATTCCAGATGTCGCGGGCTTACGTCGTTTAGAAGATTTTCCGAATTCAATGAGCGATGCTGAGGTGGCAACTAAAGCCATGGCAGAGCGTGCGGAAAAGACGGGTAGTGAGTTTCTGCCCTTATTTCTGCAAAAGATTGTTGCCATCTCTTGTGTCATACGCAGAACCACAAAAGAAGGCTTGCCACAAATCAAAGTAGGTACATTAGGCTCCCCACAAGATGATGAGAAAGTGCTCATTCAGACCTTCTTTGATTTGATTGAAAAATACACACCACAACTGGTTTCTTGGAACGGTAGTGGTTTTGATTTACCAGTACTCCACTACCGTGCTCTAGCGAATCATGTGCAAGCACCACGTTACTGGGAGATGGGTGAGAGCCAAGATTCTGATAGTCGTGAATTTAAGTGGAACAACTACATTAGTCGATATCACATGCGACATTTGGACATGATGGATCTGCTGGCTAAATTTAATGGGCGAGCCAATGCACCATTAGATGGTCTAGCTAAGCTCTGTGGTTTTCCGGGCAAGATGGGGATGGATGGCAGTCAAGTATGGCCTGCATACCAAGATGGCAAGATTAATGACATTCGTCGGTACTGTGAAACCGATGTGGTGAATACTTATCTGATGTACTGCCGTTTTCAATTACTGCGTGGTGGCTTTTCTTATGAAGAGTATCAGGAAGAAATCGAATTTGTTAAAGCGTATCTAGAAAAAGAAGCCAAAGAGCCTAACGGTGCTCAGTGGCAAGAATATCTGCAAGGTTTTGCACCAGATGCGTAG
- a CDS encoding tetratricopeptide repeat protein, which translates to MPLDLEEQEQLDQLKAFWQKYRNLITGVVTAVLFTYAAYSGYQWWRNSQALEASKLYETMVGAIAKGDKDQTLQAANDLQKDFKRTPYSAMASLIAARIAADAGDSAKALDYLRWAANNASNDGYLALAKLRLVSLLIEQGGEKEFAEADQILNEKPIVGFEALWLERRGDWYLAQKKNEQAKQSYQDAWKKLDQAKEFPEEARRLLKVKLDAVGGVTQ; encoded by the coding sequence ATGCCTTTAGATCTAGAAGAACAAGAACAATTAGACCAACTCAAAGCGTTTTGGCAGAAGTATCGCAATCTCATTACTGGGGTAGTCACTGCGGTTTTATTTACTTATGCGGCCTACAGTGGTTATCAGTGGTGGCGGAATAGCCAAGCCCTTGAAGCCTCTAAGCTGTATGAAACTATGGTGGGCGCTATTGCCAAGGGTGACAAAGATCAAACTTTGCAGGCAGCAAACGATTTGCAAAAAGACTTTAAGCGCACTCCTTATTCTGCGATGGCTAGTCTAATCGCTGCGCGCATTGCTGCAGATGCGGGCGATAGCGCAAAAGCATTGGATTATTTACGTTGGGCTGCAAATAATGCTTCTAATGACGGTTACCTCGCATTAGCGAAACTACGTTTAGTTTCTTTATTGATTGAGCAGGGTGGCGAAAAAGAATTTGCTGAAGCGGATCAAATTCTGAATGAGAAACCGATTGTTGGCTTTGAAGCCCTGTGGCTTGAGCGTCGTGGTGATTGGTATTTGGCACAAAAGAAAAACGAACAGGCTAAGCAAAGTTATCAAGATGCTTGGAAAAAATTAGACCAAGCAAAAGAATTTCCTGAAGAGGCGCGTCGTCTCTTGAAGGTTAAATTGGATGCTGTAGGGGGAGTTACTCAGTGA
- the ispG gene encoding flavodoxin-dependent (E)-4-hydroxy-3-methylbut-2-enyl-diphosphate synthase: MSSPNSLPPLPLGPSPKRKTRQASVVWKTNIITVGGDAPVRVQSMTNTDTADAVGTAIQVKELARAGSEMVRITVNTPEAAAAVPYIREQLDKMDVLVPLIGDFHYNGHTLLNDFPECAKALSKYRINPGNVGKGAKRDPQFAQMIEAACKYDKPIRIGVNWGSLDQDLLASIMDSNAALAVPKTAQEVMIEALIQSALQSAEKAVELGMNPNQILLSCKVSNVQDLVAVYRDLSRRSDYPLHLGLTEAGMGSKGIVSSTAAMSILLQEGIGDTIRVSLTPDPGAPRENEVIVAQEILQTMGLRNFTPMVIACPGCGRTTSTTFQELAANIQSYLRQQMPVWKKTHPGVENMNVAVMGCIVNGPGESKHANIGISLPGTGETPAAPVFVDGVKVKTLRGERIAEEFQVIVDEYVKQNYAAKV; encoded by the coding sequence ATGAGTTCACCTAATTCTTTACCTCCATTACCATTGGGTCCATCACCCAAGAGAAAGACGCGTCAAGCATCAGTTGTCTGGAAAACGAACATCATTACTGTTGGTGGTGATGCGCCAGTGCGCGTTCAGTCTATGACCAATACCGATACTGCTGATGCAGTTGGTACCGCCATTCAGGTAAAAGAGTTGGCCCGCGCTGGTTCGGAGATGGTACGCATTACGGTGAACACTCCTGAAGCAGCAGCAGCGGTTCCTTATATTCGTGAACAGTTAGACAAGATGGATGTCTTAGTACCTCTGATTGGCGACTTTCATTACAACGGTCACACTTTATTAAATGATTTTCCGGAGTGCGCTAAAGCACTCTCGAAGTACCGGATCAATCCAGGTAATGTGGGTAAAGGCGCTAAGCGTGATCCTCAATTTGCCCAAATGATTGAGGCGGCTTGCAAATACGATAAGCCTATTCGCATTGGTGTGAACTGGGGAAGTCTAGATCAGGACTTGTTAGCCTCCATCATGGATAGCAATGCCGCCCTAGCGGTTCCAAAAACTGCACAAGAAGTGATGATTGAGGCGTTAATTCAGTCGGCATTACAGTCTGCGGAAAAAGCTGTAGAGCTGGGTATGAATCCCAATCAAATTTTGCTCTCTTGCAAAGTTAGCAATGTTCAGGATTTAGTTGCCGTATACCGCGATCTTTCACGCCGTTCAGATTATCCATTGCATCTTGGCTTAACCGAAGCGGGCATGGGCAGTAAAGGCATCGTGTCCTCAACGGCTGCTATGAGTATTTTGTTGCAAGAGGGTATTGGCGATACGATTCGTGTTTCATTGACGCCAGATCCAGGCGCTCCACGCGAAAACGAAGTGATAGTCGCTCAAGAGATATTGCAAACCATGGGTTTACGCAACTTCACGCCGATGGTGATTGCTTGCCCTGGCTGCGGCAGAACAACGAGTACGACATTCCAAGAGTTGGCTGCCAATATTCAGTCTTACTTACGTCAACAAATGCCAGTTTGGAAGAAAACCCACCCTGGGGTCGAGAATATGAATGTTGCTGTGATGGGATGTATCGTGAATGGCCCAGGTGAGAGCAAGCATGCCAATATTGGTATTTCTTTGCCAGGAACAGGTGAAACTCCTGCGGCGCCAGTATTTGTAGATGGAGTGAAGGTAAAAACCTTGCGTGGTGAGAGAATTGCTGAAGAGTTTCAGGTGATTGTTGATGAGTACGTTAAACAAAATTACGCAGCTAAGGTATAG
- a CDS encoding Bax inhibitor-1 family protein, producing MSDLNSYGFGQTGSISNIQVRNRVLRNTYALLALSMVPTVIGAWLGVAMGLNLFAGSPFIGFLVFMAVAFGFFWAIEKNKDSGVGVLLLLGFTFFMGIMMSRLIGFTLNSYSNGATLIMLSFGGTAAIFATMATIATVSKSDFAGMGKWLMVGVLLLIVASLANIWLQLPALMLTVMVLAIAIFSAFILVDVQRVINGGETNYIMATLAIYLDVYNVFTNLLALLGIFGGDRD from the coding sequence ATGAGTGATCTGAACTCTTACGGCTTTGGCCAAACCGGCTCAATTAGCAATATCCAGGTACGTAACCGCGTACTCAGGAATACCTATGCCCTATTAGCACTATCTATGGTTCCAACAGTCATTGGAGCTTGGCTAGGAGTTGCTATGGGTCTCAACCTGTTCGCAGGTAGCCCATTTATTGGCTTTTTAGTATTCATGGCAGTTGCCTTTGGCTTCTTCTGGGCCATCGAAAAGAATAAAGACTCTGGCGTAGGTGTTCTCCTACTCCTAGGCTTTACCTTCTTCATGGGCATCATGATGTCCCGCCTAATTGGCTTCACGCTCAACAGCTACAGCAACGGCGCTACCCTCATCATGTTGTCCTTTGGTGGAACAGCTGCGATCTTTGCAACCATGGCTACTATTGCCACTGTAAGCAAGAGCGATTTTGCTGGCATGGGTAAATGGTTAATGGTCGGCGTATTGCTCTTGATCGTTGCCTCTCTTGCAAATATCTGGTTGCAGTTACCCGCTTTGATGTTGACTGTGATGGTTCTAGCGATTGCTATCTTCTCAGCCTTTATCTTGGTTGATGTCCAGCGTGTGATTAACGGTGGCGAAACCAACTACATCATGGCTACACTAGCTATCTACTTAGACGTTTATAACGTCTTCACCAACTTACTTGCTCTTTTGGGCATTTTCGGTGGCGACAGAGATTAA
- the hfq gene encoding RNA chaperone Hfq — MNNNKIQLLQDPFLNALRKEHVPVSIYLVNGIKLQGNIESFDQYVVLLRNTVTQMVYKHAISTIVPARAIDFRLEEAGSV; from the coding sequence ATGAATAACAACAAAATTCAATTACTTCAGGATCCATTCCTCAATGCTTTACGCAAAGAGCATGTTCCTGTTTCGATCTATCTTGTGAATGGCATTAAGCTACAAGGCAATATTGAATCCTTTGATCAATATGTTGTCCTGTTGCGTAACACTGTCACGCAGATGGTTTACAAACATGCAATCTCCACGATAGTTCCTGCTCGTGCGATTGATTTCCGTTTAGAAGAAGCTGGCTCTGTATAA
- the ndk gene encoding nucleoside-diphosphate kinase, producing the protein MAIERTLSIIKPDAVAKNVIGKIYDRFESAGLKIVASKMAHLSQNEAEQFYGVHKDRPFFKDLVSFMISGPVMIQVLEGEGAIAKNRDLMGATDPKKADKGTIRADFAESIDANAVHGSDAPETAAVEVAFFFPGMNVFNR; encoded by the coding sequence ATGGCAATTGAACGCACCCTTTCTATTATCAAACCTGATGCTGTCGCAAAAAACGTCATCGGCAAAATCTATGACCGTTTTGAATCAGCTGGTTTGAAGATTGTTGCTTCCAAAATGGCGCATTTGTCACAGAATGAAGCTGAGCAGTTTTATGGCGTTCACAAAGATCGTCCTTTCTTCAAAGACTTGGTGAGCTTCATGATCTCTGGTCCTGTCATGATTCAAGTGCTAGAAGGCGAAGGCGCTATTGCTAAGAACCGTGATTTGATGGGCGCTACCGATCCTAAGAAAGCAGACAAAGGCACAATCCGCGCAGACTTTGCTGAGAGCATCGATGCAAACGCTGTTCATGGTTCTGACGCACCTGAAACAGCAGCTGTGGAAGTTGCTTTCTTCTTCCCTGGTATGAATGTTTTCAATCGTTAA
- the der gene encoding ribosome biogenesis GTPase Der, translating to MNPVITIVGRPNVGKSTLFNRLTRSRDALVADFSGLTRDRHYGKGRIGDRAFICVDTGGFEPVAKTGIVAEMAKQTKQAVAESDIVIFLVDGRLGMAPQDRVIADFLRKTGRPVILAVNKTEGMQAGVVTADFHELGLGEPFPISSAHGDGVRGLIDDALDSLGVAEPDEEELANDPNRPMKIAVVGRPNVGKSTLINKLIGEERVIAFDMPGTTRDAIEVPFERNGKPYILVDTAGLRRRGKVFEAIEKFSVVKTLQAIADCNVVILMLDAQQDISEQDAHIAGFIVEAGRALVVAVNKWDGIDSYVKERARLEIAQKLRFLDFANVHPISAKKGTGLKELFKDVDAAYAAAMAKLPTPRLTRILQEAIEHQQPKRVGMGRPKLRYAHQGGMNPPIVVIHGTSLSGVTDSYKRYLEGRFRDVFKLRGTPLRIQMNTAKNPYVDADKGKKGKKR from the coding sequence ATGAATCCAGTCATCACCATTGTCGGCCGTCCCAATGTTGGAAAGTCGACATTATTTAACCGCTTAACGCGTTCACGCGATGCATTAGTGGCTGATTTCTCTGGTCTGACTAGAGATCGCCACTATGGCAAGGGCCGCATTGGCGATCGCGCATTTATTTGTGTAGATACCGGTGGCTTTGAGCCTGTTGCCAAGACTGGCATTGTTGCTGAAATGGCCAAGCAAACGAAACAGGCTGTCGCTGAATCCGATATTGTGATTTTCTTGGTCGATGGTCGCCTTGGTATGGCGCCGCAAGATCGTGTCATTGCTGATTTCTTGCGTAAGACTGGCAGACCAGTCATTTTGGCTGTAAATAAAACAGAAGGCATGCAAGCTGGTGTTGTTACTGCCGACTTTCATGAGCTAGGTTTGGGCGAGCCTTTCCCGATTTCATCAGCTCATGGCGATGGCGTACGTGGCTTGATTGATGATGCTTTAGATTCATTGGGCGTCGCTGAGCCAGATGAAGAAGAGTTGGCGAACGATCCAAATCGTCCGATGAAAATCGCTGTGGTAGGGCGACCAAATGTAGGTAAATCGACGTTAATCAATAAGTTAATTGGTGAAGAACGCGTCATTGCTTTTGATATGCCAGGCACTACGCGGGACGCAATTGAAGTGCCCTTTGAGCGCAATGGCAAACCTTATATCTTGGTAGACACGGCAGGTTTGCGTCGTCGTGGAAAAGTATTTGAAGCAATCGAGAAATTCTCGGTCGTGAAAACATTGCAAGCAATTGCAGATTGCAATGTAGTGATCTTGATGCTTGATGCTCAACAAGATATCTCTGAGCAAGACGCTCACATTGCTGGATTTATTGTTGAAGCTGGGCGCGCATTAGTGGTGGCAGTGAACAAGTGGGATGGAATTGACTCATACGTTAAAGAGCGTGCTCGTTTAGAAATTGCTCAAAAGCTTCGCTTCTTAGATTTTGCAAATGTTCATCCTATTTCCGCAAAAAAGGGTACTGGCCTCAAAGAGCTCTTTAAGGATGTGGATGCTGCCTATGCTGCAGCTATGGCAAAGCTTCCAACCCCGCGCTTAACTCGTATCTTGCAAGAGGCAATCGAGCACCAGCAACCAAAACGGGTGGGTATGGGTCGTCCAAAATTGCGCTATGCACACCAAGGGGGCATGAACCCTCCAATTGTGGTTATTCATGGCACATCATTGAGTGGTGTGACTGATAGCTACAAACGATACTTGGAAGGTCGCTTCAGGGATGTCTTTAAATTGCGTGGCACGCCTCTGCGGATTCAGATGAATACTGCCAAGAATCCCTATGTTGATGCGGATAAGGGCAAAAAAGGCAAAAAACGTTAA
- the hisS gene encoding histidine--tRNA ligase, with protein sequence MKMTEQSKDSKAPTAQAKIQKINGVRGMNDLLPADAAQWAHLEHVLRDLTRAYGYEFLRTPIVEATAVFQRGIGEVTDIVEKEMYSFEDRLNGEQLTLRPEGTAALVRSVIENNLLYEGPKRLWYTGPMFRHERPQRGRYRQFHQFGIEALGFAGPDIDAEIILMGQRLWDELGLKGVRLEINSLGQAPERAQHRAALVTYFEQHQDQLDEDSKRRLISNPLRILDSKNPEMQALIEGAPKLLDFLGEESLKHFNAVQAILKANNIPCKINPRLVRGLDYYNLTVFEWVTEELGAQGTIAGGGRYDPLIERMGGKAAPACGWAMGMERVLELMKVSGSLPEAQSLCDIFVLHQGGETLTTAMIVAERLRSAGIDTILFCPPDGQSASFKSQMKKADASGAAFAVIIGPDELAKNEAQLKDLRGTGEQKAVPLDGVLEAAIDALVGSSE encoded by the coding sequence ATAAAAATGACTGAACAAAGTAAAGACTCGAAAGCGCCAACAGCGCAAGCTAAGATTCAAAAAATCAATGGCGTGCGTGGCATGAATGATTTATTGCCAGCTGATGCTGCGCAGTGGGCTCATCTTGAGCATGTATTGCGTGATCTCACCCGCGCTTATGGTTACGAGTTTTTGAGAACACCGATTGTTGAGGCAACTGCTGTTTTTCAGCGTGGTATTGGCGAAGTGACGGATATCGTTGAAAAAGAGATGTATTCATTTGAAGATCGCCTAAATGGCGAGCAGCTCACTTTACGTCCTGAAGGTACAGCTGCACTGGTGCGTTCTGTCATCGAAAATAATTTGCTTTACGAAGGGCCTAAACGTCTTTGGTACACGGGGCCTATGTTCCGTCACGAACGTCCACAACGTGGCCGTTATCGTCAATTTCATCAGTTTGGTATCGAGGCTCTCGGATTTGCGGGACCCGATATCGATGCGGAAATTATTCTGATGGGTCAACGCTTGTGGGACGAGTTGGGTCTAAAGGGCGTGCGTTTAGAAATTAATTCTTTAGGTCAGGCCCCAGAACGTGCCCAGCATCGTGCTGCTCTCGTTACTTATTTTGAACAACATCAAGATCAGTTGGACGAAGATTCAAAACGTCGCCTGATTAGTAATCCATTGCGGATCCTAGATTCTAAAAATCCAGAGATGCAAGCCCTGATTGAAGGCGCGCCAAAGTTATTGGATTTCTTGGGCGAAGAATCACTCAAGCACTTCAATGCTGTACAAGCGATTCTCAAAGCCAATAACATTCCCTGCAAAATTAATCCCCGTTTAGTACGCGGCTTGGATTATTACAACCTTACGGTATTTGAATGGGTGACGGAAGAATTGGGTGCACAGGGCACTATTGCTGGTGGTGGACGTTATGATCCTTTAATCGAGCGCATGGGTGGTAAGGCGGCTCCAGCCTGTGGTTGGGCTATGGGTATGGAGCGTGTTCTCGAGTTGATGAAAGTATCCGGGTCTCTTCCAGAAGCACAATCCCTCTGCGATATCTTTGTATTACATCAAGGTGGCGAGACTTTGACAACCGCGATGATTGTTGCAGAGCGCTTACGCAGTGCTGGAATCGATACCATACTGTTTTGCCCTCCAGATGGCCAGTCTGCCAGCTTTAAGTCTCAAATGAAGAAGGCGGATGCGAGTGGGGCGGCCTTTGCAGTCATTATTGGTCCTGATGAATTGGCTAAGAATGAGGCGCAACTCAAGGACTTACGTGGCACAGGTGAGCAAAAGGCCGTTCCTTTAGATGGCGTTTTGGAGGCTGCAATTGATGCTCTAGTGGGCTCCTCCGAATAG